The following coding sequences lie in one Pseudorca crassidens isolate mPseCra1 chromosome 2, mPseCra1.hap1, whole genome shotgun sequence genomic window:
- the TMEM54 gene encoding transmembrane protein 54 isoform X1 encodes MALTWLSLTGGLSVGDFRKVLMKTGLVLVVLGHVSFIAAALLHGTVLRYVAAPNDAVALHYTVVNILSVTSAIVVITSGIAVIVLSRYLPSIPLRWTVFSSSVACALLSLTCALGLLASIAVTFATQGQALLAACTFGDPELLALAPDCPFDPTRIYAAITAPCPPTELQPVSLGHLVTVLHGRECVCCPQRPDHPPVAGTEALVGEEQPSHDHPSPRLLPLSGCPGGEDPDPVGWQPLTSPQMRESPEPVEDHDLQSCTSSGLMTL; translated from the exons ATGGCCCTGACATGGCTGTCCCTCACAGGTGGCCTGAGTGTGGGTGACTTCCGGAAGGTGCTGATGAAGACGGGGCTGGTGCTGGTGGTGCTGGGCCACGTGAGCTTCATCGCAGCCGCTCTCCTCCACGGCACGGTGCTGCGCTATGTGGCAGCCCCCAACGATGCTGTGGCTCTGCATTACACTGTGGTCAACATCCTCTCTGTCACTTCCGCCATCGTG GTCATCACCTCAGGCATTGCAGTCATCGTGTTATCACGCTACCTCCCCAGCATCCCTCTG CGCTGGACGGTGTTTAGCTCGAGTGTGGCCTGTGCTCTTCTCTCTCTGACCTGTGCTCTCGGCCTCTTGGCCTCGATTGCTGTGACCTTTGCCACCCAGGGCCAGGCACTGCTGGCCGCCTGTACTTTTGGGGACCCCGAACTACTGGCACTGGCGCCCGACTGTCCCTTCGACCCCACTCGCATTTAC GCAGCCATCACTGCCCCCTGTCCCCCTACAGAGCTCCAGCCTGTGTCTCTGGGGCATCTCGTTACTGTTCTGCATGGCAGAGAGTGTGTTTGCTGTCCGCAGCGCCCAGATCACCCACCAGTTGCTGGAACTgaggccctggttggggaagagcAGCCATCACATG ATCACCCCAGCCCCCGACTCCTCCCACTTTCTGGATGTCCTGGAGGAGAAGACCCAGACCCAGTGGGCTGGCAGCCTCTGACATCTCCACAGATGCGGGAGAGCCCAGAGCCTGTGGAGGACCACGACCTGCAGAGCTGCACTAGCTCTGGGCTGATGACCCTTTGA
- the TMEM54 gene encoding transmembrane protein 54 isoform X8, giving the protein MCLRLGGLSVGDFRKVLMKTGLVLVVLGHVSFIAAALLHGTVLRYVAAPNDAVALHYTVVNILSVTSAIVVITSGIAVIVLSRYLPSIPLRWTVFSSSVACALLSLTCALGLLASIAVTFATQGQALLAACTFGDPELLALAPDCPFDPTRIYSSSLCLWGISLLFCMAESVFAVRSAQITHQLLELRPWLGKSSHHMMRESPEPVEDHDLQSCTSSGLMTL; this is encoded by the exons ATGTGTCTGCGCCTGG GTGGCCTGAGTGTGGGTGACTTCCGGAAGGTGCTGATGAAGACGGGGCTGGTGCTGGTGGTGCTGGGCCACGTGAGCTTCATCGCAGCCGCTCTCCTCCACGGCACGGTGCTGCGCTATGTGGCAGCCCCCAACGATGCTGTGGCTCTGCATTACACTGTGGTCAACATCCTCTCTGTCACTTCCGCCATCGTG GTCATCACCTCAGGCATTGCAGTCATCGTGTTATCACGCTACCTCCCCAGCATCCCTCTG CGCTGGACGGTGTTTAGCTCGAGTGTGGCCTGTGCTCTTCTCTCTCTGACCTGTGCTCTCGGCCTCTTGGCCTCGATTGCTGTGACCTTTGCCACCCAGGGCCAGGCACTGCTGGCCGCCTGTACTTTTGGGGACCCCGAACTACTGGCACTGGCGCCCGACTGTCCCTTCGACCCCACTCGCATTTAC AGCTCCAGCCTGTGTCTCTGGGGCATCTCGTTACTGTTCTGCATGGCAGAGAGTGTGTTTGCTGTCCGCAGCGCCCAGATCACCCACCAGTTGCTGGAACTgaggccctggttggggaagagcAGCCATCACATG ATGCGGGAGAGCCCAGAGCCTGTGGAGGACCACGACCTGCAGAGCTGCACTAGCTCTGGGCTGATGACCCTTTGA
- the TMEM54 gene encoding transmembrane protein 54 isoform X3 encodes MCLRLGGLSVGDFRKVLMKTGLVLVVLGHVSFIAAALLHGTVLRYVAAPNDAVALHYTVVNILSVTSAIVVITSGIAVIVLSRYLPSIPLRWTVFSSSVACALLSLTCALGLLASIAVTFATQGQALLAACTFGDPELLALAPDCPFDPTRIYAAITAPCPPTELQPVSLGHLVTVLHGRECVCCPQRPDHPPVAGTEALVGEEQPSHDHPSPRLLPLSGCPGGEDPDPVGWQPLTSPQMRESPEPVEDHDLQSCTSSGLMTL; translated from the exons ATGTGTCTGCGCCTGG GTGGCCTGAGTGTGGGTGACTTCCGGAAGGTGCTGATGAAGACGGGGCTGGTGCTGGTGGTGCTGGGCCACGTGAGCTTCATCGCAGCCGCTCTCCTCCACGGCACGGTGCTGCGCTATGTGGCAGCCCCCAACGATGCTGTGGCTCTGCATTACACTGTGGTCAACATCCTCTCTGTCACTTCCGCCATCGTG GTCATCACCTCAGGCATTGCAGTCATCGTGTTATCACGCTACCTCCCCAGCATCCCTCTG CGCTGGACGGTGTTTAGCTCGAGTGTGGCCTGTGCTCTTCTCTCTCTGACCTGTGCTCTCGGCCTCTTGGCCTCGATTGCTGTGACCTTTGCCACCCAGGGCCAGGCACTGCTGGCCGCCTGTACTTTTGGGGACCCCGAACTACTGGCACTGGCGCCCGACTGTCCCTTCGACCCCACTCGCATTTAC GCAGCCATCACTGCCCCCTGTCCCCCTACAGAGCTCCAGCCTGTGTCTCTGGGGCATCTCGTTACTGTTCTGCATGGCAGAGAGTGTGTTTGCTGTCCGCAGCGCCCAGATCACCCACCAGTTGCTGGAACTgaggccctggttggggaagagcAGCCATCACATG ATCACCCCAGCCCCCGACTCCTCCCACTTTCTGGATGTCCTGGAGGAGAAGACCCAGACCCAGTGGGCTGGCAGCCTCTGACATCTCCACAGATGCGGGAGAGCCCAGAGCCTGTGGAGGACCACGACCTGCAGAGCTGCACTAGCTCTGGGCTGATGACCCTTTGA
- the TMEM54 gene encoding transmembrane protein 54 isoform X6 codes for MALTWLSLTGGLSVGDFRKVLMKTGLVLVVLGHVSFIAAALLHGTVLRYVAAPNDAVALHYTVVNILSVTSAIVVITSGIAVIVLSRYLPSIPLRWTVFSSSVACALLSLTCALGLLASIAVTFATQGQALLAACTFGDPELLALAPDCPFDPTRIYSSSLCLWGISLLFCMAESVFAVRSAQITHQLLELRPWLGKSSHHMMRESPEPVEDHDLQSCTSSGLMTL; via the exons ATGGCCCTGACATGGCTGTCCCTCACAGGTGGCCTGAGTGTGGGTGACTTCCGGAAGGTGCTGATGAAGACGGGGCTGGTGCTGGTGGTGCTGGGCCACGTGAGCTTCATCGCAGCCGCTCTCCTCCACGGCACGGTGCTGCGCTATGTGGCAGCCCCCAACGATGCTGTGGCTCTGCATTACACTGTGGTCAACATCCTCTCTGTCACTTCCGCCATCGTG GTCATCACCTCAGGCATTGCAGTCATCGTGTTATCACGCTACCTCCCCAGCATCCCTCTG CGCTGGACGGTGTTTAGCTCGAGTGTGGCCTGTGCTCTTCTCTCTCTGACCTGTGCTCTCGGCCTCTTGGCCTCGATTGCTGTGACCTTTGCCACCCAGGGCCAGGCACTGCTGGCCGCCTGTACTTTTGGGGACCCCGAACTACTGGCACTGGCGCCCGACTGTCCCTTCGACCCCACTCGCATTTAC AGCTCCAGCCTGTGTCTCTGGGGCATCTCGTTACTGTTCTGCATGGCAGAGAGTGTGTTTGCTGTCCGCAGCGCCCAGATCACCCACCAGTTGCTGGAACTgaggccctggttggggaagagcAGCCATCACATG ATGCGGGAGAGCCCAGAGCCTGTGGAGGACCACGACCTGCAGAGCTGCACTAGCTCTGGGCTGATGACCCTTTGA
- the TMEM54 gene encoding transmembrane protein 54 isoform X2, whose amino-acid sequence MRKLRHREGGLSVGDFRKVLMKTGLVLVVLGHVSFIAAALLHGTVLRYVAAPNDAVALHYTVVNILSVTSAIVVITSGIAVIVLSRYLPSIPLRWTVFSSSVACALLSLTCALGLLASIAVTFATQGQALLAACTFGDPELLALAPDCPFDPTRIYAAITAPCPPTELQPVSLGHLVTVLHGRECVCCPQRPDHPPVAGTEALVGEEQPSHDHPSPRLLPLSGCPGGEDPDPVGWQPLTSPQMRESPEPVEDHDLQSCTSSGLMTL is encoded by the exons atgaggaaactgaggcacagagaag GTGGCCTGAGTGTGGGTGACTTCCGGAAGGTGCTGATGAAGACGGGGCTGGTGCTGGTGGTGCTGGGCCACGTGAGCTTCATCGCAGCCGCTCTCCTCCACGGCACGGTGCTGCGCTATGTGGCAGCCCCCAACGATGCTGTGGCTCTGCATTACACTGTGGTCAACATCCTCTCTGTCACTTCCGCCATCGTG GTCATCACCTCAGGCATTGCAGTCATCGTGTTATCACGCTACCTCCCCAGCATCCCTCTG CGCTGGACGGTGTTTAGCTCGAGTGTGGCCTGTGCTCTTCTCTCTCTGACCTGTGCTCTCGGCCTCTTGGCCTCGATTGCTGTGACCTTTGCCACCCAGGGCCAGGCACTGCTGGCCGCCTGTACTTTTGGGGACCCCGAACTACTGGCACTGGCGCCCGACTGTCCCTTCGACCCCACTCGCATTTAC GCAGCCATCACTGCCCCCTGTCCCCCTACAGAGCTCCAGCCTGTGTCTCTGGGGCATCTCGTTACTGTTCTGCATGGCAGAGAGTGTGTTTGCTGTCCGCAGCGCCCAGATCACCCACCAGTTGCTGGAACTgaggccctggttggggaagagcAGCCATCACATG ATCACCCCAGCCCCCGACTCCTCCCACTTTCTGGATGTCCTGGAGGAGAAGACCCAGACCCAGTGGGCTGGCAGCCTCTGACATCTCCACAGATGCGGGAGAGCCCAGAGCCTGTGGAGGACCACGACCTGCAGAGCTGCACTAGCTCTGGGCTGATGACCCTTTGA
- the TMEM54 gene encoding transmembrane protein 54 isoform X4 — translation MALTWLSLTGGLSVGDFRKVLMKTGLVLVVLGHVSFIAAALLHGTVLRYVAAPNDAVALHYTVVNILSVTSAIVVITSGIAVIVLSRYLPSIPLRWTVFSSSVACALLSLTCALGLLASIAVTFATQGQALLAACTFGDPELLALAPDCPFDPTRIYAAITAPCPPTELQPVSLGHLVTVLHGRECVCCPQRPDHPPVAGTEALVGEEQPSHDAGEPRACGGPRPAELH, via the exons ATGGCCCTGACATGGCTGTCCCTCACAGGTGGCCTGAGTGTGGGTGACTTCCGGAAGGTGCTGATGAAGACGGGGCTGGTGCTGGTGGTGCTGGGCCACGTGAGCTTCATCGCAGCCGCTCTCCTCCACGGCACGGTGCTGCGCTATGTGGCAGCCCCCAACGATGCTGTGGCTCTGCATTACACTGTGGTCAACATCCTCTCTGTCACTTCCGCCATCGTG GTCATCACCTCAGGCATTGCAGTCATCGTGTTATCACGCTACCTCCCCAGCATCCCTCTG CGCTGGACGGTGTTTAGCTCGAGTGTGGCCTGTGCTCTTCTCTCTCTGACCTGTGCTCTCGGCCTCTTGGCCTCGATTGCTGTGACCTTTGCCACCCAGGGCCAGGCACTGCTGGCCGCCTGTACTTTTGGGGACCCCGAACTACTGGCACTGGCGCCCGACTGTCCCTTCGACCCCACTCGCATTTAC GCAGCCATCACTGCCCCCTGTCCCCCTACAGAGCTCCAGCCTGTGTCTCTGGGGCATCTCGTTACTGTTCTGCATGGCAGAGAGTGTGTTTGCTGTCCGCAGCGCCCAGATCACCCACCAGTTGCTGGAACTgaggccctggttggggaagagcAGCCATCACATG ATGCGGGAGAGCCCAGAGCCTGTGGAGGACCACGACCTGCAGAGCTGCACTAG
- the TMEM54 gene encoding transmembrane protein 54 isoform X7 gives MCLRLGGLSVGDFRKVLMKTGLVLVVLGHVSFIAAALLHGTVLRYVAAPNDAVALHYTVVNILSVTSAIVVITSGIAVIVLSRYLPSIPLRWTVFSSSVACALLSLTCALGLLASIAVTFATQGQALLAACTFGDPELLALAPDCPFDPTRIYSSSLCLWGISLLFCMAESVFAVRSAQITHQLLELRPWLGKSSHHMITPAPDSSHFLDVLEEKTQTQWAGSL, from the exons ATGTGTCTGCGCCTGG GTGGCCTGAGTGTGGGTGACTTCCGGAAGGTGCTGATGAAGACGGGGCTGGTGCTGGTGGTGCTGGGCCACGTGAGCTTCATCGCAGCCGCTCTCCTCCACGGCACGGTGCTGCGCTATGTGGCAGCCCCCAACGATGCTGTGGCTCTGCATTACACTGTGGTCAACATCCTCTCTGTCACTTCCGCCATCGTG GTCATCACCTCAGGCATTGCAGTCATCGTGTTATCACGCTACCTCCCCAGCATCCCTCTG CGCTGGACGGTGTTTAGCTCGAGTGTGGCCTGTGCTCTTCTCTCTCTGACCTGTGCTCTCGGCCTCTTGGCCTCGATTGCTGTGACCTTTGCCACCCAGGGCCAGGCACTGCTGGCCGCCTGTACTTTTGGGGACCCCGAACTACTGGCACTGGCGCCCGACTGTCCCTTCGACCCCACTCGCATTTAC AGCTCCAGCCTGTGTCTCTGGGGCATCTCGTTACTGTTCTGCATGGCAGAGAGTGTGTTTGCTGTCCGCAGCGCCCAGATCACCCACCAGTTGCTGGAACTgaggccctggttggggaagagcAGCCATCACATG ATCACCCCAGCCCCCGACTCCTCCCACTTTCTGGATGTCCTGGAGGAGAAGACCCAGACCCAGTGGGCTGGCAGCCTCTGA
- the TMEM54 gene encoding transmembrane protein 54 isoform X5: MALTWLSLTGGLSVGDFRKVLMKTGLVLVVLGHVSFIAAALLHGTVLRYVAAPNDAVALHYTVVNILSVTSAIVVITSGIAVIVLSRYLPSIPLRWTVFSSSVACALLSLTCALGLLASIAVTFATQGQALLAACTFGDPELLALAPDCPFDPTRIYSSSLCLWGISLLFCMAESVFAVRSAQITHQLLELRPWLGKSSHHMITPAPDSSHFLDVLEEKTQTQWAGSL, encoded by the exons ATGGCCCTGACATGGCTGTCCCTCACAGGTGGCCTGAGTGTGGGTGACTTCCGGAAGGTGCTGATGAAGACGGGGCTGGTGCTGGTGGTGCTGGGCCACGTGAGCTTCATCGCAGCCGCTCTCCTCCACGGCACGGTGCTGCGCTATGTGGCAGCCCCCAACGATGCTGTGGCTCTGCATTACACTGTGGTCAACATCCTCTCTGTCACTTCCGCCATCGTG GTCATCACCTCAGGCATTGCAGTCATCGTGTTATCACGCTACCTCCCCAGCATCCCTCTG CGCTGGACGGTGTTTAGCTCGAGTGTGGCCTGTGCTCTTCTCTCTCTGACCTGTGCTCTCGGCCTCTTGGCCTCGATTGCTGTGACCTTTGCCACCCAGGGCCAGGCACTGCTGGCCGCCTGTACTTTTGGGGACCCCGAACTACTGGCACTGGCGCCCGACTGTCCCTTCGACCCCACTCGCATTTAC AGCTCCAGCCTGTGTCTCTGGGGCATCTCGTTACTGTTCTGCATGGCAGAGAGTGTGTTTGCTGTCCGCAGCGCCCAGATCACCCACCAGTTGCTGGAACTgaggccctggttggggaagagcAGCCATCACATG ATCACCCCAGCCCCCGACTCCTCCCACTTTCTGGATGTCCTGGAGGAGAAGACCCAGACCCAGTGGGCTGGCAGCCTCTGA